In Bernardetia litoralis DSM 6794, the genomic window AAAGACCATTTTTACCCATGTCATAATCTACTAATGAATAGCCATCTTTTTCTACATTTACTTTTTTGGGAGAGCCTTTTGATGACGGATATTCTATTGTAAATGCTCCATTACTATTACTTATACCTGTTCCAATATTCATAATTACAGTAACACCTTCCACAGGGTTACCTTTTATATCATTAGTTGTTCCCATAATCATTTTTGTTTGTGCTATTACTTGATTAGAAAAGCAAAACAAAAAACTTAATATGAAAAAAGAACTAATAATAAAATGAGCAAAAAAAGAAGTATTTATTTGAATATTTATTGATTTGGAAATCATAAGTAAGTAGAAAAGCAAATTATCAGTTTCAAATTTTAGTCTTAAAAGTAGTAAAGGTAATCATTAGTAAAATGATAATGTAAAATATAGACCATTTTCCAAATATATAAAATCTGTATCTATCTACCTACAAAAAAAGTTAAGAACAAGAGTTTTAAATCAAAAAACAGCATTTTACTACTTTATTTTTTAAAATAAACATCTTTAGCTTTTTTAAGAGCATCACTAAAGGCTTCTTTTGAAGAAAACATTTGCTTCAAAGCACTTTTGTAAGTTTGGGGAATAACATCTAGCTCATCTTTAGAATCTTGATTTAATACAGAATTTGATTCTTTTATTTTGATATTTTTATTTTTAGCATTATTTTCTTCTTCTTGACTAATCTTTGAATCTACCATTGTTGTTAGCATTTCATCTTCTTTGCTTTGTTCTTCTCTGAGTTTATCAGCTTTTTCAAAACGCTTATCAGCCTTCAATTGATAGCCTACTTTTTCCTCTAAAAGTCCCAAATTATTATGAGCGACGGCATCTTCTGGGTCTAATTCAACAGCTTTTCTATAATCTTGCATTGCCAAAACAGTCATTCCTGCTGCTGCACGAATATAAGCACGACTAGAATAACGATACGGATTATCAGGTTCTAAATCTAATGCAATATTCATATTTACTAATGCTTCAGCCAGCTTCCCGACTGTAAAAAAAAGAACTCCACGCTCACTATACACATCTGGATTTTCAGCTTTTTGAATAGACAAATTATAATCTCTTAATGCCTTTTGAAATTCTTGTAATCTGAAATAAGCATAACCACGACGGAATAAAACTTCACCTTCAGAAATAAATTTTAGCTCCTCTTTTGTAGAGTTTTGAGTAAATTCATTTAATAAATTAGTAGAAATTTCGACAGCTTTTTCAAAATTCTCCTCTTGAATAGCTATATTTATGGTTTGAATATTCATTTTTATAATGATTTAATTGTGAATAATTTATGAATCTTTTAGCTGAATTTTATGAAAAAACTATTTCTTATCCCTTTAATTATTTGCTTTATTTCTTGTCAGTCTTCTCAAAATGAAGGTAAAGAAAATACAGAAACGACACAAAATAAAGAAGATAAAAATGCAACCAATTTGATAAATGACCCTCGCTCACCCAATCCAAGTAGCGAGCTTGCTGTTTTGATGCGTGATATGTGGGAATATGCAGACACATTAAAAAATGAAATTGCAGATTCGACTTCTAATAATGCTCTTCCTAATTATCAAACTCGTTTTAAAGAAATTCATGCAGCAATTCCTACTGACAAACACACAAAAAGTCCAGCTTTTGATGCAATGACAAAGGTAATGCTTCAAAAATTAGAAAATGTATATCAAAATGCTGCTGAAAATAAAGAACAAAACGAACAAGTAGAAGGTTTTAATCTTCTTATAAAAAGTTGTTTGCAATGTCATGAACAACAATGTCCAGGACCTATTTCAAAAATATCTAAGTTGATAATAAAAAAATAGGATTAGAAAAATAAAATTGTAAAATACTATAAATCAGCTTGTTAAAACCCTATTGAAGTCATATTACATACTGCTAGACAAAAAATAAAAAAGTGATATAAAATGCGTATTTTATTAGAGAACCAATCTTAATAAATATGTTTATACCACTTGTGAATAAAGTTAGCGAAAATTTTCCAAATTACAGTAGAAATTGTGTCAAAAATTTCCTTGTTGTTTCCCTTTGTATTTTGTTAAAAGAAACCTTAAACCTCAACAAATTAAAAAGTGTAGTAGGTGGAGTTTTAGGTACTCCAGATATTCAAGCTGACTCAGGATATAAACGTTTAATTCGTTTTTTTGATAATCATGCTTTTAGTCGTTTATGGTTTAGATATACTCTCTTTTGTCTTCAAAATAATTGCTTTAAAAGGAGATTATCTTTTATTAGATGGAACAAGTTGGAAACGAGAAGAAAAAGTCTATCATTATCTTACTCTTTGTTTGATTCATGAAAATGTTGCTATTCCAATTTATTGGAGTAATTTTTAAAAAATAGGTGTTAGTAACACAAAAGAACGTACCTCATTAATCAAAAAAGCAAAAAAAGAATTTAATCTAACGACTAAAACCTTAATAGCTGACAGAGAATACATTGGCGAAAAATGGTTTAATTGACTGATATACAATAATTTAAACTTCGTTATTCGACTCAGAAAGAATACTTATAAAAAGGCAATCAATCACAGTAAAGGTAAAAGTTATGAGGCTTTACAAGCAAAAGTAAAACGAAGTAAATTAGCTACAAAAGCTTTAAAAAAAGCGTTTTTTTTGAATGGAACAATGTTTTATTTTGTTATTTTGAAGAATCCAAAAAATGACCCAAAAGAACCTTTTCTTTATGATAACTAATTTGAACTTATCTGCTAAAGCAATAGGCGATATATATAGTTTGCCTTGGAAAATAGAATACTGTTTTAAACATCTGAAAACAAATAGTTTTCAGTTAGAACAAATTAATCTAAAAACAGAAAGTAGATCTCGTTTATTGATGGCAATTACAGTTTTTGCTTATACAATTTCTATTCAAGAAGGAATAAAAACATACAAAAAAGTCCCTATCAAAAAATATAAAGATGGTTCGGTAGAAAAACAAGAATCACTATTTAGACATGGAGTAAATAAAATAATGGCTGTTTGCTTATTTTTTACTACTTTTTGCTCCTATTTATTGAAAAAAATAGAACAGTCAAAAAAACGCAGAATATCAACAATTATTAAAAATGTCTAGTAGTATGGATTATTTCTACCAAGGTAAGGCTTCCATTTCTTGGTCAGTCATATTACGAGTTCCACAAGTCCTTTCTGGGTCATTTTCTTTTTGAGCAAATGATAGATTTGTACCTAGTACAAACAGTATCAAAATTAACAGTAATTTTTTCATGATTTTGTTTAATCAGCTTTTTTACGAATTATGAATGGTGTTTTTTTATCTACTGGAGCTTTTTGTCCGTTATGATACAAACCATCTTGTTTCCACATTAATGTATCTACATCGTCTATACTCAAGTGAAGATAAAAGGATTTATTAATATAAGTAACAGAATTTTCGCTAGGTGTATGCTTACAATTTCGTTCTTCTGAATTAGCTATATCTCCCAAGAAATCGGAAACAAAAATATATCCCTTGTTAGCTGAAAAAAAGTATCAAATTACTGTCCTGCATACACATATTTCAAATCATCTACTTTTTTACCATCGTGCATTATTATGTGAACATAATCTAAATCATAATAACTATCTTCTTTAATGGGAGAAAGATTATTATAACTTGAGTCTGTAATAGCAAAATATAGAAGATTAGGCTCATCATCATAACAAGGTTCTCCTTCTGGAGTATCTGTATGACAACTAAAAAGTCCAAAAGCCAAACCAAGCACCAGCAGTCACATAGGCGCATAAAAATTCATTGTTTTTTTCATTTTCTTAAAAATTTAAGTGTTTAAAATTGAAATTTAAAAAGCTAAAATTAGCTAGTAGAGTTTTTTCATAGGTTGGTTGTTTTATATAAATACTGATTATTCCCATACCAAGGAAGAGTTTGTTTTTCTTCATCAGTCATTTTGCGAGTACCACATTTTGATTCTTTCGAAACTTGTGCTACTGCTAAGTTTGTACCTAGCACAAAAATTAGCAAAAATAATAAGCTTTGTTTCATGGGATTAATTTATTTCTTTCATTATCATATAAGAGTCAGGAGCTACTTTACCGTTGTGATATAGCCTATTTTCTTTGCTATTCCAACGCAATGTATCTGTATCTATTTCATTTAGTACTAGATAAAAATCTTTATCTAAATATTGAAGTTTTTGAAGTTCTAGGTCATATAAATCTGGATAAATTATTTGAGCTAAAAAGCCAGAATGAAATGTGCAACTATTAGAAGTTGGATGAGGGTA contains:
- a CDS encoding tetratricopeptide repeat protein, whose protein sequence is MNIQTINIAIQEENFEKAVEISTNLLNEFTQNSTKEELKFISEGEVLFRRGYAYFRLQEFQKALRDYNLSIQKAENPDVYSERGVLFFTVGKLAEALVNMNIALDLEPDNPYRYSSRAYIRAAAGMTVLAMQDYRKAVELDPEDAVAHNNLGLLEEKVGYQLKADKRFEKADKLREEQSKEDEMLTTMVDSKISQEEENNAKNKNIKIKESNSVLNQDSKDELDVIPQTYKSALKQMFSSKEAFSDALKKAKDVYFKK
- a CDS encoding transposase, encoding MTQKNLFFMITNLNLSAKAIGDIYSLPWKIEYCFKHLKTNSFQLEQINLKTESRSRLLMAITVFAYTISIQEGIKTYKKVPIKKYKDGSVEKQESLFRHGVNKIMAVCLFFTTFCSYLLKKIEQSKKRRISTIIKNV